The sequence CGCTATTGGGCCCGCCCGGCGGAAAGATCTCGGCAGCCTTGGAGGTGATCGACGCGTCGGACGATCCGCGCTGGTGCGAGCCGGCGTATCAGCTCTTTACTCGCGTTCATCCGGAAGGCCAAATCCCGGAACCTCGCAACTGGATGAACGCGTTAAAATTCCTCCTCCGGAAGCAATATAGGCTCGATGTCGTAGTTCCGGCGCTCTCTCGAGCCGGCGGAACCGAAATCGCCGAAGCGGTACTTCTGTCGCTCGAAAACGCGCCGGAGCTGACATTGCCGCTGATCCGTAAGACGTTTCAATCCGGCGTACCGGGCTGCCGGACTGAGGTTGCGGCGATCCTCGCGCTGATCAACGCGCCCTGGAGCCGACGCGAATTACTGCGGGCGCTGGACAGTTCGGACGATCAGCACGCGACAGCCGACGCCCGTGCGGCCTTGCTGGAACTTTGCGATCCCGAACTGGAGCAAGCGGTGCTGGCCTGGGAAGAACGGAACCCGCACGAGAACGAGGTCGGTTCCTACATCGAAGTCAACGGCCGCCAACTCGGCCCCTTCTATTCGATGAGCGAATTGTCGCTCAAGCATAAGGCCGCGCACGTGCAATACGAAATGCAACAGCTATTTGATCGCGTGCAACAAGTAAAACAGGTCGTTCCGCCTGAGACGTTGTAGCGAGGCGAATGCCTCACTTCCTCGACATGGCGACATTCCAGCGAACTATCGCGCAGCCGAACTAAATCCGAGGCAAAGGGGCTCTGTGACGCGGCGTTTCTCGTTTGACGCCAGTTCCCCTAGCGGCACAATAAAAGGAACCCCAGCCGAGCTTCTTCGAGAGGAAACCGCCCCATGTGTCGTTGGCTCGCGTATCACGGCCCTTCGCTCCGTTTGAGCGCGCTCTTGACTCGTCCTGATCATTCGCTGATCGATCAGAGTCGGCATGCGCGGCAGAATGTCGAGACGACCAATGGGGACGGCTTTGGCGTCGGTTGGTATGGAGAGGAGCTCGCGCCGGGCCTTTATCGCGAGACCCATCCCGCGTGGAACGACCTCAACTTTCAGCATCTGGCCGACCATATCCATTCGCGGCTGTTTCTCGCCCACGTCCGGGCAGCGACCGGAACGCCGATTCAGCGGACCAACTGCCATCCGTTCGCCTTCGAGAACTGGCTGTTTCAACACAATGGCTCGGTCCCTGAATTTCGCCGCCTGAAACGACGGTTGCTGTTCGATATCGATCCGCGCTTGTTCCCTTTTGTCGAAGGCTCGACCGATTCGGAAACGCTCTTCTATCTCGCGCTGACGTTTGGCCTGCGTGACGATCCGCCGGCCGCGTTGGCGAAGATGATCGCGCATGTCGAGCAGATCAAACAAGCGGCCGAAATCGACCAGCCGTTCAACTTCAGCGCCTGCACGACTGACGGCGAGCGCATTTGGGCGGTCCGCTACGCCAGCGACGGGGAGTCGCGAACTCTCTATCACAGCCGTCACGTCAATGCGCTCCGCTCGATCGACGGAACCTACGCGCCGCTACCGGAAGGAGCGGCGATCGTCCTCTCCGAACCGCTCGACGAAGTGACCGAACACTGGGAAGAAGTGCCGGAGGGATCGCTGCTGACGGTCAACGCCGAGCGGACGACGATCACGCCGTTTGAGCCGGCGTTTTCATAAGGCGATTTGCCACGTCGCGTAGGGCAGGCCGTGCCTGCCGAAAGGATGCGGCCTGGCATCGGCAGTCGCGGGGCAGCACGACACGCCGATGACCAGACGCGCAAATCTACATAACTTGCGGCCGCATTTCCCTCGCTCGCGCTGCAGGCTTCTATCGGTTTACTTCTCTAGCGATTGCAAATAGGCGACCAAGTCGGCCAACTGCTCTGGCGAAATGTTATCGACCACGCCGGCCGGCATGGTCGACAGGTCTTGCTTCTTCATTCCATCGATATCGTCTTCCAGCAGTTCGATGATCTTGCCGTCAGGCTGACGCAGCTTGAGCGTTCCTTCGTCTTCGTTTTCTTCGACGATCATGCCGGTCAGGACCTGGCCGTCAAAGGTGAGCAGGCTCCACGACTCGTACCCTTCGGCGATCTTGGCCGATGGCTTCAAGATCGACTCGATGATCTCCTCTTTCTTCAGACGCTTGGCGATCCCTTCCAGCGGCGGGCCGATTGGTTTGGCGCCGTCGACGCTACGGTGACACGAGACGCAGGTTTGCGACACGAACAGCGCAGCCCCGGCGTTCGCGTCGCCGGAAGCTTCGGCCGCCGTCTGCGCGACTGCGTCGGGATCGAGCGTGCGAATCCAGTTCGAGTCGTCGATCACCAGTTCCTTCTTGCCGCTGCCGATCTCCAGCATGTAGTCGGCGATCAGGGCGAGCTTATCTTGTCCCAAGTGGGCCATCGGCGGCATCTTGTTGAACTGCTTTCGCTTGTAGCCTGGCGCCGTCGCCCAGGCCACAATCTCTTCTGGCTTGTCTTTGTGCAGCTCGTAGATCTCCTTCAGCGTCGGCGCCGCCTTGGCGACGTCGACCTGGTGACACGAGGCGCAGACCATCTTGAAGAGCTGCTCGCCCGACTGCGGGCCGGCCATCCCTTTGGCGAACTCCACGTTGAACATATCAACTTCATGTCGGAACGCCGCAGTTCGCTGGGCGACCGCCACGTTGAACGATTGCAAAGAGTTGTCGCGGTATTGCTGGCGGCCGGCGCCCATCGAAAAGGCGACGAACAGAAACACAAAGTAGATCGGCAGCCAGAGCCGACCGATTCGCTCGTCGCTGGCGTTGATTTCGATCTTCATCAGCACCAGCAGCACGACGCCCAAACAGGCGCCGGTCAATATCGCACTGAGCATGAACGTGCTCAGCCCAACTCGCGGCAGCACCAGCAGCAATGTCGGCCCAATTACAAACTGCGCCATGGTGACGTAGAACGCGATCGAATAGAAGGTGCGGCGAATGCCTGGGGCCGTAAATCCTTCCGGCAGCATGTTGCGAACGCGTTGGCTGTAGGTGAGCCACATGCAGAGGAAGAGCGAGGTCACCGCAATCGACGCGACGACAAAGTGGAGATAGCGGAAGTAGACGTTGCCGTTGCCAATATTGAGCGCCGAGAAGAACCCCTGGACGTCGTACCACTTGTCGGGATAGTTCATCAGATTGACGTTCCCCAAAAAGATGAAGGGGATCGTCAGAAAGAGGAACGTCGACAGCATGCCGACCCAGATGTGCAGCAGCTTCCAGACGCCGCTTTCGCACCGATTCCAGGTGTACTTATGCAAGTAGGTAAGCAAAAAGGCGAGCGTCACCAGCGGCACGATCAAGATCCACGCGTGCCCGGTCAGCGCGTTCGACGAGTAGAACGTCAGCGTGTAAAGCAAGTTGACGATCAAGAGCGGCCCCACGCCGAGCACCACCGCCATGCTTTTGTTGACGGTCACCGTCTCGGCGATCTTTTCGGCCAGGCGATCCCATTTCGACTCACGCTGCAGATAGCCCATCCACTCGAAGAGGGTCGCCAGGATCGTGCCGCCGACCATCAAGTTGACGAACAGGATATGCAACAGAAACAGCGGAATCAGCAGACTGCGCAGCACTTCCGCGTCGACCGGCAACGGCAATGCGATATCGCGGGGAACGACGGTCTCCGCGAACCAGGTCCAGTTTTCCATCGGTTTTCGCCTTGTAGCTATCTCAGAAGAAGTGCGTGACTAATCGAGGTTCCGTTCCGCTTGCTTTTCAATCACCGGCAGTCCGGCCGCAACGCTGCCGCCGTCGAGTCGCTCCGATTGCTCCTCTTCTCTGGCGACGCCGATCGGATGCGGGATACCGGCGACCTGCGCGCCTGCGATCACGGCCGGGTTTTCATGCAGATCTATCAGGTAGGCGACCAGCGTTTCCGATTCCTGCTCGTTGCCAGGGAAGGGGGGCATGTAGGGATGCGATAGATGCATACCGCGAACGAAGCTGTTCATCTGGGCCGGATCCCACTGCTCGCCGTACAGCTTGGTCAACTTGGCGTCGATGCCGTTCATTCCGTTGGTCGTATGACAGCGCGAGCAGGAGATGACGAACAAGTCTTTGCCGGCCGCCAGCTTGTTCTCTTCGGTTACCTTGGTCACCGACGAAAAGCTGGAGTAAGGGAGGATCCCGTGCTGGCGGTAAAACTCGACTTCGTCGACGCGAACGCCGTTCGAATACATGAAGCCGGCGATGACGTACGGCTTGCGGATGAACTCGCGCACCCGTTCAAAGTGCCCCAAGAGCGCGATCCCCAGGAAGAACGGAATCAACAGCGCGGCTCGCGGCACCCAGCGCGGCTTCAGCAGCCCGGTCAGCGCCACGATCCCGATAAAGCTGATCACGCCGACGCTCGCCCAGAGTAGCGCATCCTGCCAGGTAATGAACTTCTGCGTCATCATGCCGAGCGGAATCAGGCCCTTCATCGCGTCCGGCACGACCGACATGTACCACCACGCGGCGAGTCCCCAAAACGGCATCCAAAACAACGTCCAGGCCGACACGAACCGGGTCACTTGCACCCGCAGGTCCTGCTGCGATTTCGGGATCAACCCGATCATGAACCAGGCGAATAGTCCCGCAGTGGCCAGGGCCAACGTCGTGCGGAACGCCAACTGCGGCAGATAGATGGGATTGAGGACTGCCGTCAGCAGGTCGGATCCTTGTTCCCAGCTGCCGACCGACATCATGAAGCCAAGGATCGCCACGATGATCGCCATCGTCGCCCACGACATCAGCGAGAGAGTAACGCCGAGGCCGATATGCCACGACTTGGCCCGTCCTTCATTCCAGCGATCCCAGGTCATGTAGTAGAGGAGGATCAGCATCACCTCGGTGATGAAGACGATCCACTCGGCAAACCAGGCCCAGAAGAAAACCCGGATCAAACTACCAATCGCAAACGGGGCGACGAGCGACGTGGAGAACCAGATTCCGACGCCCGTCAGCGCCCCGAGCGACGTGGTAATGATAAAGACGACGAAGGTAATCCGCTTGGCGAATTGGTCGAGCCGCTCGTCCCCTAGCTTTCGCCCCCGCCATTCGAGCAGCGTGATCAACGGATAAATCCCGACCGCCAAGGGATGATTGATCATGACATGGATGATCGCGATGACGGCGATCAGCATGCGATTTCCCATGCCGTCGAGGTGAAAGATCGGAAAGTCCATGTTGGCTGCCTTCGAGCGTCCGTCAGGTGGGTAAAACGGGCAGGAAATTCGTCGCGGAAATCCGGAAATCTGAAATGTCGCGATCTTCCAGAGTATCGACTGAACCTCTCAATCAGCCAATGCGACAAATTGTCGCACGAC is a genomic window of Blastopirellula sediminis containing:
- a CDS encoding class II glutamine amidotransferase, with amino-acid sequence MCRWLAYHGPSLRLSALLTRPDHSLIDQSRHARQNVETTNGDGFGVGWYGEELAPGLYRETHPAWNDLNFQHLADHIHSRLFLAHVRAATGTPIQRTNCHPFAFENWLFQHNGSVPEFRRLKRRLLFDIDPRLFPFVEGSTDSETLFYLALTFGLRDDPPAALAKMIAHVEQIKQAAEIDQPFNFSACTTDGERIWAVRYASDGESRTLYHSRHVNALRSIDGTYAPLPEGAAIVLSEPLDEVTEHWEEVPEGSLLTVNAERTTITPFEPAFS
- a CDS encoding c-type cytochrome, producing MENWTWFAETVVPRDIALPLPVDAEVLRSLLIPLFLLHILFVNLMVGGTILATLFEWMGYLQRESKWDRLAEKIAETVTVNKSMAVVLGVGPLLIVNLLYTLTFYSSNALTGHAWILIVPLVTLAFLLTYLHKYTWNRCESGVWKLLHIWVGMLSTFLFLTIPFIFLGNVNLMNYPDKWYDVQGFFSALNIGNGNVYFRYLHFVVASIAVTSLFLCMWLTYSQRVRNMLPEGFTAPGIRRTFYSIAFYVTMAQFVIGPTLLLVLPRVGLSTFMLSAILTGACLGVVLLVLMKIEINASDERIGRLWLPIYFVFLFVAFSMGAGRQQYRDNSLQSFNVAVAQRTAAFRHEVDMFNVEFAKGMAGPQSGEQLFKMVCASCHQVDVAKAAPTLKEIYELHKDKPEEIVAWATAPGYKRKQFNKMPPMAHLGQDKLALIADYMLEIGSGKKELVIDDSNWIRTLDPDAVAQTAAEASGDANAGAALFVSQTCVSCHRSVDGAKPIGPPLEGIAKRLKKEEIIESILKPSAKIAEGYESWSLLTFDGQVLTGMIVEENEDEGTLKLRQPDGKIIELLEDDIDGMKKQDLSTMPAGVVDNISPEQLADLVAYLQSLEK
- a CDS encoding c-type cytochrome, with amino-acid sequence MDFPIFHLDGMGNRMLIAVIAIIHVMINHPLAVGIYPLITLLEWRGRKLGDERLDQFAKRITFVVFIITTSLGALTGVGIWFSTSLVAPFAIGSLIRVFFWAWFAEWIVFITEVMLILLYYMTWDRWNEGRAKSWHIGLGVTLSLMSWATMAIIVAILGFMMSVGSWEQGSDLLTAVLNPIYLPQLAFRTTLALATAGLFAWFMIGLIPKSQQDLRVQVTRFVSAWTLFWMPFWGLAAWWYMSVVPDAMKGLIPLGMMTQKFITWQDALLWASVGVISFIGIVALTGLLKPRWVPRAALLIPFFLGIALLGHFERVREFIRKPYVIAGFMYSNGVRVDEVEFYRQHGILPYSSFSSVTKVTEENKLAAGKDLFVISCSRCHTTNGMNGIDAKLTKLYGEQWDPAQMNSFVRGMHLSHPYMPPFPGNEQESETLVAYLIDLHENPAVIAGAQVAGIPHPIGVAREEEQSERLDGGSVAAGLPVIEKQAERNLD